The Faecalibacterium sp. I3-3-89 sequence GTGAGTCCCGCCATCCGGCTGGCACGCCAGCGGCGCTCACCGGCTACGATGAGGTAGCCGCCGGAGGCCCGGGGCCGCACCGCGATGGGCTGCAACAAACCATGCTCCGCGATGCTGGCCGAAAGCTCTGCCAGCGTCTCGTCGTCGAAGGTCTTGCGGGGCTGGCAGGGGTCCGGCTCGATCTCCCGCAGGGGTAACGTCTCGATCCTGGTATCGGACTCAAAGCTGGGGGCCGCGTCTTCAAACAGACTTTCCAGCCCCCGGCCCAGTCCTCCTCTTCCTTTTGCCATTGGTCTCCTCTCTCCCCCTTAGCCTTCCGTCTTTCCGTCGGTCAGCCCCATCGTCTCGACGGGGGCAGCGGCTTTCCGGCGGCGCTTGGGCGCGGCCTCGGCGGGACGGTTTCGCTTCACGAACTCGATGGCGAGATCCATATAGGCCTCACTGCCCTTGCCCTTCGGCTCATAGAAGTTGATGGGCTGGCCGTAGCTGGGGGCCTCCGAGACGCGGATGCTGCGGGGAATGGTGGTCTGATAGACCTTGTTTCCAAAATACTTCTTGACCTGCTCCACCACCTGAAGGGTCAGGTTGTAGCGGACTGCGAACATGGTGAACACCACGCCCTCGATGTCCAGATAGGCGTTGTACTTTTTGCGGACCGTCTTGAGGGTGCTGACCAGCTCCGACAGGCCCTCCAGCGCGTAATACTCGCACTGCACCGGGATGAGGATGCTGTCGCAGGCGCACAGGCCGTTCAGCGTCAGCAGGTCGAGGCTCGGCGGGCAGTCGATAAAGATGAAGTCGTAGTCCTGCTGGATGGAGGCCAGCGCCTTCCGCAGGCGGCTTTCGCGGCCCGGCAGGTCGATCATCTCAAGGCTTGCGCCCGCGAGGCGGGTGTTGGAGCCGATGACATCGGTGCGGAACTCCGTCTTGCGGACAGCCTGCCGCGCGTCGGCCTCGCCGATGAGGATCTCATAAGTACCAATGTCCACGCTGCGCTTGGAGATGCCATAGCCGGTGGTGGTGTTGCCCTGCGGGTCGAGGTCCACGATGAGCACTTTTTTGCCCAGCGCCGCCACGCAGGACGAGAGGTTGACGGCCGTGGTGGTCTTGCCCACGCCGCCCTTCTGGTTTGCAACAGCAACGATTTTTGCCACGCTACTTGCTTCCTTCCGGGAAAAAGATTTGTTCCACATGGAACATTTCGAGGACGAAGCCCGCCGTTTTCCCCTCCGTGGGCCTCTCATACAGCCTAGTATAGCACATCAGCGCGGCTTTTTGAACTGCTTCTTTATAATTTTACCGTAGGAAATGCAGATTCAGCATTTATTTTTTGCATTCTTTGAGGTTGAAAATTGATTTTTAGCAATAAAGCTGCGGCGTATGGGCAGAGCGTTGTTGCAGTAGAGCTTGTTTTTCTTTAAGCAGGTTCTCGCGCTGGTGGCGCGGATTAAGTTTTTTCTTTCGGTCAAGCGGCTTGCGCTCCGCGCGGGCCAGAGGCAGGGAGGGGTGTTTCGATTCCCCCCTCCCTACCTCTGGACTCCACTCTCCCCGCAACGAGTTAAGGGCTGCTCGCCCTTAACAATTCCGAAGAGGAAGTCGAAGCACAAAAATGCTAGCCGCTTCGCTAAACGCATTTTTTGTACTTCTCCGGTTTACGGCTCCGCCGATGGTGTTACGCTTCAGCAGGACTTTGCGTTCTGCAAGGGCGTAAAGTCTGCTGCGAAGCAGCAAATGGGAGAAACGAGAAAAAAGCGTTAAGCGCAGCGGCTAGCTTTTTTCCGTTTCGACTACTCCTTTGGGGTCTGAAAGGGGCGAGCAGCCCCTTTCTCGTGGATCCAGCGCGTCGAAATCGCTGGTGCTTTTCTGGTTCTCTTTTGGCACGCAAAAGAGAACTTAGCCTTACCGCAACAGCGCTCTAACCCCGCGCCACAAGCGCACGAAACCGTTCATAAGAAAATCAAGCCCTACCTCAACAACGATTTAACCCGCGCACCAGCGCGCACGCCTACTCAGCCCACTCAAAAGAAAAAGAGCCAATGTTCCACATGGAACACCGGCTCTCTCCCCCTTACCTTTGTGCCGCTGCCGTCGGGATGCGCACCGTATACTCGATATACCCATCTCTTTCCTCCCGGTGGGCCGTGGCCGGAACACCATTATCGGTCATGAGGCGGATAGCATGGTCGATGGTATTCACAAAGATGCGGACATCCTTCACCATCGAGATGCGATGCCTCCCCGGGGCCGCTTCGTTGAGCAGCTGCTCGATGTACAGGTCGGTGGCTCGGGCGTTCATCTTCCGCTTGGCGATGGTGATGAGGGCCTCGCTGCGGCGATTCTCGGGCAGGCGCAGCACCGCCCGGGCGTGACGCTCCGTGAGGCCGTTGTCCAGCACGAACTGCCGCTGGTCCTGCGTCAGCTGTAAGAGGCGCAGCTTGTTGGCCAGCGTCGGCTGGGCCATTCCCAGCCGCTTGGCCGCCTCGGCCTGCGTGCAGTCCCAGAGGACCATCACATCCCGCAGGCCCTGCGCCTGTTCAAAGGGATTCAGGTCCTCCCGCTGCAAATTTTCCAGAAGCCCCATCGCCGCTGTCTTTTCGTCGGCGTAGTCGCAGAGGATGGCCGGGATGGTCTGCATCTTCGCCATCTTGCAGGCCCGGAGCCGCCGCTCCCCCGCTACCAGCTCGTAGCCATCCTCCCGCTTTCGCACCGCAATGGGCTGCAGCAGGCCATTTTCCCGGATGCTGGCCGCAAGCCCCGCAAGCTCCTGCTCATCAAAATGGGTCCGCGCCTGAAACGGCGACGGCTGGATGCTCTCGATGGGGAGAGCGTAGATTTTTCCGGCAGATTTCTTTCTCTCAAACATGATACCGCCCCTTTTCGTCTGGAATCGTCTTGGTTTTCCACACTTTCCCGGGAAAACGTGGAAAGCTCGGTTGCTTACGTTCCCAGTTTACCAGAAAACAAAAGGCCCTGCCAGAAGTTTCGTTCGGCAGGGTCTTGCATTTTCTGTTCGATGCTTCGTTATTTCAGCGGACTTTTCGCAATTTTTCCGCCGTTTCTGGGGTAGGCAGTCGGAGTTTGCGAAATCTTTTTGCAGAGGATGAGGGTGCGGGTGTCGCCCCCCGGCAGATGCAAGGTGCGGGTCTCTCTGTACTCGCCGCCCAGTTTTTTGATGGCTCCCCGTGCCGCAGCAAGCTCCTCCTCGCCGGATGCGCCCTTCATGGCGAGGAAATTTCCGCCCACCTTCACCAGCGGCAGGCAGTATTCTGCCAGCATGGGCAGAGCCGCCACTGCGCGGGCCGAAGCCAAATCGAACTGCTCACGCCACGCTTTCCGGGCAGCCTCCTCGGCGCGCTCCTTAGCGAACTCCACGCCGGTAAGGCCCAGCTGGCCGCAGGCATATTTCAGGAACTCCACCCGCTTGCCGGTCGGCTCCATCAGGGTCAGCTCCAGCTCAGGCTTGTAAATTTTCGTCACGATGCCCGGGAAGCCTGCGCCCGCGCCGACGTCCACCATCTTCCCCGCCACCTCGGGCTGGGACGCAAAGAGCAGGCTGTCGAGGAAATGCTTGTCCTCAATGCCCTCCGGGTCGGTGATGGCGGTCAGGTTGACTTTCTGGTTGTACTCTACCAGAATCTGAGCAAAGGCATCCAGCTGGTCGAGCTGGGTGCCGGTGAGCGTGATGTTCCATGTGGAACATTTCTGTTCCAGTCGGCTTTTATCGATCATAAACTTATCCTCATTTCACAAAAGCTTATCGCAATTTTTAAAAATAGCATCTATCAAAAGGGTATATTGCTGTCTCTCGCGCTGGTGGCGCGAGGGGTAGAGTGCTGTTGCAGTAAGGCTTGGTTTTCTTTAAGTGGGATTGCGCGCTGGTAGCGCGAGGGAGTTTTTCTTTTGGTCAAGCGGCTTGCGCTCCGCGCGGGCCAGAGGCAGGGAAGGGTGTTTCGACTCCCCCCTCCCTACCTCTGGACTTCACTCTCCCCGCAACGAGTTAAGGGCTGCTCGCCCTTAACAATTCCAAAGAAGAAGTCGAAACGGAAAAAAGCTAGCCGCTGCGCTAAGACAGGTTGCGGTGCCCAGCGTCCACTTCGTGCCTTGAGCGGCACTCGTGTCCTGCTGACCGCGGCCCCAACAGCTCCTCCCTGCATCCGCCGCAGGCAGCGGTCGTCGCTGTTGCACTTTTTTCTCGTTTCTCCCATTTGCTGCTTCGCAGCAGACTTTATGCCCTTGCAGAACGTAAAGTTCTGCGAAAACGTAACACCATCGGCGGAGCCGTAAACCGGAGAAGTACAAAAAATGCGTTTAGCGAAGCGGCTAGCATTTTTGTGCTTCGACTACTCCTTCGGGGTCTGAAAGGGGCGAGCAGCCCCTTTCTCGTGGATCCAGCGCGTCGAAATCGCTGGTGCTTTTCTGGTTCTCTTTTGGCACGCAAAAGAGAACTTAGCCCCGCGTAACCGCGCTCTAACCCCGCGCCACCAGCGCGCAATATCGTTTCCCTTTTTCGCACACTCCGTTTTGCCTCAGGCTTTACGCTTTCGCATTATTTGCCGCCAGCGCAATACTCAGCTGCGCCACATCCGAGGGCGACACTCCCGGGATGCGTCCCGCCTGCCCCAGATTCTTCGGGCGGATGCGGGCCAGCTTCTCGCGGGCTTCCAGCGTCAGGCCGGTGAGACCCTCGTAGGAAAAATCCTCCGGGATGAGGGTCTTTTCGTGGCGGGCCACCTCGTAGATCATCCGGTCCTGCCGGGCGATGTAGCCCGCATACTTGATCTCCGTTTCCAGCCGCTCCGCCAGCATGGGGGTCACGCCCTCGCCCCAGCCGATGAT is a genomic window containing:
- a CDS encoding ParA family protein, whose protein sequence is MAKIVAVANQKGGVGKTTTAVNLSSCVAALGKKVLIVDLDPQGNTTTGYGISKRSVDIGTYEILIGEADARQAVRKTEFRTDVIGSNTRLAGASLEMIDLPGRESRLRKALASIQQDYDFIFIDCPPSLDLLTLNGLCACDSILIPVQCEYYALEGLSELVSTLKTVRKKYNAYLDIEGVVFTMFAVRYNLTLQVVEQVKKYFGNKVYQTTIPRSIRVSEAPSYGQPINFYEPKGKGSEAYMDLAIEFVKRNRPAEAAPKRRRKAAAPVETMGLTDGKTEG
- a CDS encoding ParB/RepB/Spo0J family partition protein, which produces MFERKKSAGKIYALPIESIQPSPFQARTHFDEQELAGLAASIRENGLLQPIAVRKREDGYELVAGERRLRACKMAKMQTIPAILCDYADEKTAAMGLLENLQREDLNPFEQAQGLRDVMVLWDCTQAEAAKRLGMAQPTLANKLRLLQLTQDQRQFVLDNGLTERHARAVLRLPENRRSEALITIAKRKMNARATDLYIEQLLNEAAPGRHRISMVKDVRIFVNTIDHAIRLMTDNGVPATAHREERDGYIEYTVRIPTAAAQR
- the rsmG gene encoding 16S rRNA (guanine(527)-N(7))-methyltransferase RsmG, with translation MIDKSRLEQKCSTWNITLTGTQLDQLDAFAQILVEYNQKVNLTAITDPEGIEDKHFLDSLLFASQPEVAGKMVDVGAGAGFPGIVTKIYKPELELTLMEPTGKRVEFLKYACGQLGLTGVEFAKERAEEAARKAWREQFDLASARAVAALPMLAEYCLPLVKVGGNFLAMKGASGEEELAAARGAIKKLGGEYRETRTLHLPGGDTRTLILCKKISQTPTAYPRNGGKIAKSPLK